A genome region from Carya illinoinensis cultivar Pawnee chromosome 2, C.illinoinensisPawnee_v1, whole genome shotgun sequence includes the following:
- the LOC122300802 gene encoding inositol 1,3,4-trisphosphate 5/6-kinase 4 isoform X4 — MQTDRYNPVLSLSFVSSAILSSGITYGVGLSDHKVSLLKMMTATYSFDSFLLNSASIDDAKHEIMLAWGDIGGIILYLVSSEKKEVFPKLSNCGWLIVALRSPGQESADVIEDGSACEDSSIFYINQLEELSLTVCHLNRKAIGSSVVTVGYIMKPSREDDFAKRGAFPMYPTQNGLMFFPLTLEMPLSPQLQEVDIVLHKATDEIISIDLSSSTTFSNRISYTRGMQELQRYMEHHPDCCVIDPFNNIYPVVDRLKIQEILLQLEDLNTEGRCTIRGPHFLKVNNFNELDLVQRLSEAKLSLPSIVKPQVACGVASAHNMAIVFKIEDFKDLSVPLPAVVQEYVDHSSTLYKFYVMGENVFHAVKKSTPNANMLMKLSESNGLKPLIFDSLKSLPIANDDKHGGCGNYSKATNHSIDLELVTDAANWLMRKLDLTIFGFDVVIQDDTGDHVIVDVNYLPSFKEVPDDIAIPAFWNAIKKKFESRKSN, encoded by the exons ATGCAAACGGATCGTTACAACCCGGTGCTGAGTCTCTCCTTCGTAAGCTCCGCCATTCTAAGTTCC gGGATTACTTATGGAGTTGGTCTTTCAGATCATAAG GTGAGTCTTCTTAAAATGATGACAGCAACATACTCGTTCGATTCGTTTCTCTTGAATTCAGCTTCTATAGACGATGCTAAACATGAGATTATGCTTGCTTGGGGTGACATTGGAGGCATTATTTTGTACCTAGTTTCTAGTGAGAAAAAGGAAGTCTTCCCTAAACTAAGCAACTGTGGTTGGCTTATTGTTGCTCTAA GATCACCTGGGCAAGAATCAGCTGACG TTATTGAAGATGGTAGTGCATGTGAGGATTCAAGCATATTTTATATCAACCAGTTAGAAGAGTTGTCTTTGACTGTATGCCACTTAAATAGAAAG GCAATTGGCAGCAGTGTCGTGACTGTTGGATATATTATGAAACCTTCTCGTGAAGATGATTTTGCTAAG AGGGGTGCATTCCCTATGTATCCTACTCAAAATGGATTGATGTTTTTTCCCCTCACGCTTGAGATGCCTTTATCACCTCAGTTACAAGAAGTTGACATTGTTCTCCATAAAGCAACTGATGAAATTATATCCATTGACTTGAGCAGTTCTACAACCTTCTCTAATAGAATTTCTTACACCAGAGGCATGCAGGAATTGCAAAG ATACATGGAGCATCATCCGGATTGCTGTGTGATTGACCCATTTAATAACATTTACCCTGTAGTGGATCGGCTGAAAATTCAAGAGATTCTACTTCAGTTGGAGGATCTCAATACTGAAGGCCGCTGTACAATCCGGGGCccccattttctcaag gttaataattttaatgaaCTTGATCTAGTGCAAAGGCTTTCTGAAGCCAAATTATCTCTTCCGAGTATAGTGAAACCTCAAGTTGCCTGTGGTGTTGCAAGTGCTCACAATATG GCAATTGTgttcaaaattgaagattttaagGACTTGAGTGTTCCTCTTCCAGCTGTTGTGCAG GAATATGTGGATCATTCATCCACTCTGTACAAATTTTATGTCATGGGTGAAAACGTTTTCCATGCAGTTAAAAAGTCTACACCAAATGCAAATATGTTAATGAAATTATCTGAAAGTAATGGACTCAAACCTCTAATCTTTGACAG CTTAAAATCTCTGCCCATTGCCAATGACGACAAACATGGTGGCTGTGGTAATTACTCCAAAGCCACTAATCATTCTATTGATCTTGAGCTGGTCACCGATGCTGCAAATTGGCTTATGAGAAAGCTTGATCTTACTATCTTTGGCTTTGATGT
- the LOC122300802 gene encoding inositol 1,3,4-trisphosphate 5/6-kinase 4 isoform X3 translates to MGVVIKGVILDESVLLAPQRDDDLHANGSLQPGAESLLRKLRHSKFRTVSLLKMMTATYSFDSFLLNSASIDDAKHEIMLAWGDIGGIILYLVSSEKKEVFPKLSNCGWLIVALRSPGQESADVIEDGSACEDSSIFYINQLEELSLTVCHLNRKAIGSSVVTVGYIMKPSREDDFAKRGAFPMYPTQNGLMFFPLTLEMPLSPQLQEVDIVLHKATDEIISIDLSSSTTFSNRISYTRGMQELQRYMEHHPDCCVIDPFNNIYPVVDRLKIQEILLQLEDLNTEGRCTIRGPHFLKVNNFNELDLVQRLSEAKLSLPSIVKPQVACGVASAHNMAIVFKIEDFKDLSVPLPAVVQEYVDHSSTLYKFYVMGENVFHAVKKSTPNANMLMKLSESNGLKPLIFDSLKSLPIANDDKHGGCGNYSKATNHSIDLELVTDAANWLMRKLDLTIFGFDVVIQDDTGDHVIVDVNYLPSFKEVPDDIAIPAFWNAIKKKFESRKSN, encoded by the exons atgGGTGTGGTGATTAAGGGAGTGATATTGGACGAGTCCGTACTATTAGCCCCTCAACGTGACGACGACCTTCATGCAAACGGATCGTTACAACCCGGTGCTGAGTCTCTCCTTCGTAAGCTCCGCCATTCTAAGTTCCGTAcg GTGAGTCTTCTTAAAATGATGACAGCAACATACTCGTTCGATTCGTTTCTCTTGAATTCAGCTTCTATAGACGATGCTAAACATGAGATTATGCTTGCTTGGGGTGACATTGGAGGCATTATTTTGTACCTAGTTTCTAGTGAGAAAAAGGAAGTCTTCCCTAAACTAAGCAACTGTGGTTGGCTTATTGTTGCTCTAA GATCACCTGGGCAAGAATCAGCTGACG TTATTGAAGATGGTAGTGCATGTGAGGATTCAAGCATATTTTATATCAACCAGTTAGAAGAGTTGTCTTTGACTGTATGCCACTTAAATAGAAAG GCAATTGGCAGCAGTGTCGTGACTGTTGGATATATTATGAAACCTTCTCGTGAAGATGATTTTGCTAAG AGGGGTGCATTCCCTATGTATCCTACTCAAAATGGATTGATGTTTTTTCCCCTCACGCTTGAGATGCCTTTATCACCTCAGTTACAAGAAGTTGACATTGTTCTCCATAAAGCAACTGATGAAATTATATCCATTGACTTGAGCAGTTCTACAACCTTCTCTAATAGAATTTCTTACACCAGAGGCATGCAGGAATTGCAAAG ATACATGGAGCATCATCCGGATTGCTGTGTGATTGACCCATTTAATAACATTTACCCTGTAGTGGATCGGCTGAAAATTCAAGAGATTCTACTTCAGTTGGAGGATCTCAATACTGAAGGCCGCTGTACAATCCGGGGCccccattttctcaag gttaataattttaatgaaCTTGATCTAGTGCAAAGGCTTTCTGAAGCCAAATTATCTCTTCCGAGTATAGTGAAACCTCAAGTTGCCTGTGGTGTTGCAAGTGCTCACAATATG GCAATTGTgttcaaaattgaagattttaagGACTTGAGTGTTCCTCTTCCAGCTGTTGTGCAG GAATATGTGGATCATTCATCCACTCTGTACAAATTTTATGTCATGGGTGAAAACGTTTTCCATGCAGTTAAAAAGTCTACACCAAATGCAAATATGTTAATGAAATTATCTGAAAGTAATGGACTCAAACCTCTAATCTTTGACAG CTTAAAATCTCTGCCCATTGCCAATGACGACAAACATGGTGGCTGTGGTAATTACTCCAAAGCCACTAATCATTCTATTGATCTTGAGCTGGTCACCGATGCTGCAAATTGGCTTATGAGAAAGCTTGATCTTACTATCTTTGGCTTTGATGT
- the LOC122300802 gene encoding inositol 1,3,4-trisphosphate 5/6-kinase 4 isoform X2, with amino-acid sequence MGVVIKGVILDESVLLAPQRDDDLHANGSLQPGAESLLRKLRHSKFRTGITYGVGLSDHKVSLLKMMTATYSFDSFLLNSASIDDAKHEIMLAWGDIGGIILYLVSSEKKEVFPKLSNCGWLIVALRSPGQESADVIEDGSACEDSSIFYINQLEELSLTVCHLNRKAIGSSVVTVGYIMKPSREDDFAKRGAFPMYPTQNGLMFFPLTLEMPLSPQLQEVDIVLHKATDEIISIDLSSSTTFSNRISYTRGMQELQRYMEHHPDCCVIDPFNNIYPVVDRLKIQEILLQLEDLNTEGRCTIRGPHFLKVNNFNELDLVQRLSEAKLSLPSIVKPQVACGVASAHNMAIVFKIEDFKDLSVPLPAVVQEYVDHSSTLYKFYVMGENVFHAVKKSTPNANMLMKLSESNGLKPLIFDSLKSLPIANDDKHGGCGNYSKATNHSIDLELVTDAANWLMRKLDLTIFGFDVVIQDDTGDHVIVDVNYLPSFKEVPDDIAIPAFWNAIKKKFESRKSN; translated from the exons atgGGTGTGGTGATTAAGGGAGTGATATTGGACGAGTCCGTACTATTAGCCCCTCAACGTGACGACGACCTTCATGCAAACGGATCGTTACAACCCGGTGCTGAGTCTCTCCTTCGTAAGCTCCGCCATTCTAAGTTCCGTAcg gGGATTACTTATGGAGTTGGTCTTTCAGATCATAAG GTGAGTCTTCTTAAAATGATGACAGCAACATACTCGTTCGATTCGTTTCTCTTGAATTCAGCTTCTATAGACGATGCTAAACATGAGATTATGCTTGCTTGGGGTGACATTGGAGGCATTATTTTGTACCTAGTTTCTAGTGAGAAAAAGGAAGTCTTCCCTAAACTAAGCAACTGTGGTTGGCTTATTGTTGCTCTAA GATCACCTGGGCAAGAATCAGCTGACG TTATTGAAGATGGTAGTGCATGTGAGGATTCAAGCATATTTTATATCAACCAGTTAGAAGAGTTGTCTTTGACTGTATGCCACTTAAATAGAAAG GCAATTGGCAGCAGTGTCGTGACTGTTGGATATATTATGAAACCTTCTCGTGAAGATGATTTTGCTAAG AGGGGTGCATTCCCTATGTATCCTACTCAAAATGGATTGATGTTTTTTCCCCTCACGCTTGAGATGCCTTTATCACCTCAGTTACAAGAAGTTGACATTGTTCTCCATAAAGCAACTGATGAAATTATATCCATTGACTTGAGCAGTTCTACAACCTTCTCTAATAGAATTTCTTACACCAGAGGCATGCAGGAATTGCAAAG ATACATGGAGCATCATCCGGATTGCTGTGTGATTGACCCATTTAATAACATTTACCCTGTAGTGGATCGGCTGAAAATTCAAGAGATTCTACTTCAGTTGGAGGATCTCAATACTGAAGGCCGCTGTACAATCCGGGGCccccattttctcaag gttaataattttaatgaaCTTGATCTAGTGCAAAGGCTTTCTGAAGCCAAATTATCTCTTCCGAGTATAGTGAAACCTCAAGTTGCCTGTGGTGTTGCAAGTGCTCACAATATG GCAATTGTgttcaaaattgaagattttaagGACTTGAGTGTTCCTCTTCCAGCTGTTGTGCAG GAATATGTGGATCATTCATCCACTCTGTACAAATTTTATGTCATGGGTGAAAACGTTTTCCATGCAGTTAAAAAGTCTACACCAAATGCAAATATGTTAATGAAATTATCTGAAAGTAATGGACTCAAACCTCTAATCTTTGACAG CTTAAAATCTCTGCCCATTGCCAATGACGACAAACATGGTGGCTGTGGTAATTACTCCAAAGCCACTAATCATTCTATTGATCTTGAGCTGGTCACCGATGCTGCAAATTGGCTTATGAGAAAGCTTGATCTTACTATCTTTGGCTTTGATGT
- the LOC122300802 gene encoding inositol 1,3,4-trisphosphate 5/6-kinase 4 isoform X1: MQTDRYNPVLSLSFVSSAILSSVRILYVLTIAFLCRIILLFGIFRRCDSGITYGVGLSDHKVSLLKMMTATYSFDSFLLNSASIDDAKHEIMLAWGDIGGIILYLVSSEKKEVFPKLSNCGWLIVALRSPGQESADVIEDGSACEDSSIFYINQLEELSLTVCHLNRKAIGSSVVTVGYIMKPSREDDFAKRGAFPMYPTQNGLMFFPLTLEMPLSPQLQEVDIVLHKATDEIISIDLSSSTTFSNRISYTRGMQELQRYMEHHPDCCVIDPFNNIYPVVDRLKIQEILLQLEDLNTEGRCTIRGPHFLKVNNFNELDLVQRLSEAKLSLPSIVKPQVACGVASAHNMAIVFKIEDFKDLSVPLPAVVQEYVDHSSTLYKFYVMGENVFHAVKKSTPNANMLMKLSESNGLKPLIFDSLKSLPIANDDKHGGCGNYSKATNHSIDLELVTDAANWLMRKLDLTIFGFDVVIQDDTGDHVIVDVNYLPSFKEVPDDIAIPAFWNAIKKKFESRKSN; this comes from the exons ATGCAAACGGATCGTTACAACCCGGTGCTGAGTCTCTCCTTCGTAAGCTCCGCCATTCTAAGTTCCGTAcg GATTTTGTACGTGCTCACGATTGCCTTCCTTTGTCgaataatcttattatttggGATATTTCGACGATGCGATTCA gGGATTACTTATGGAGTTGGTCTTTCAGATCATAAG GTGAGTCTTCTTAAAATGATGACAGCAACATACTCGTTCGATTCGTTTCTCTTGAATTCAGCTTCTATAGACGATGCTAAACATGAGATTATGCTTGCTTGGGGTGACATTGGAGGCATTATTTTGTACCTAGTTTCTAGTGAGAAAAAGGAAGTCTTCCCTAAACTAAGCAACTGTGGTTGGCTTATTGTTGCTCTAA GATCACCTGGGCAAGAATCAGCTGACG TTATTGAAGATGGTAGTGCATGTGAGGATTCAAGCATATTTTATATCAACCAGTTAGAAGAGTTGTCTTTGACTGTATGCCACTTAAATAGAAAG GCAATTGGCAGCAGTGTCGTGACTGTTGGATATATTATGAAACCTTCTCGTGAAGATGATTTTGCTAAG AGGGGTGCATTCCCTATGTATCCTACTCAAAATGGATTGATGTTTTTTCCCCTCACGCTTGAGATGCCTTTATCACCTCAGTTACAAGAAGTTGACATTGTTCTCCATAAAGCAACTGATGAAATTATATCCATTGACTTGAGCAGTTCTACAACCTTCTCTAATAGAATTTCTTACACCAGAGGCATGCAGGAATTGCAAAG ATACATGGAGCATCATCCGGATTGCTGTGTGATTGACCCATTTAATAACATTTACCCTGTAGTGGATCGGCTGAAAATTCAAGAGATTCTACTTCAGTTGGAGGATCTCAATACTGAAGGCCGCTGTACAATCCGGGGCccccattttctcaag gttaataattttaatgaaCTTGATCTAGTGCAAAGGCTTTCTGAAGCCAAATTATCTCTTCCGAGTATAGTGAAACCTCAAGTTGCCTGTGGTGTTGCAAGTGCTCACAATATG GCAATTGTgttcaaaattgaagattttaagGACTTGAGTGTTCCTCTTCCAGCTGTTGTGCAG GAATATGTGGATCATTCATCCACTCTGTACAAATTTTATGTCATGGGTGAAAACGTTTTCCATGCAGTTAAAAAGTCTACACCAAATGCAAATATGTTAATGAAATTATCTGAAAGTAATGGACTCAAACCTCTAATCTTTGACAG CTTAAAATCTCTGCCCATTGCCAATGACGACAAACATGGTGGCTGTGGTAATTACTCCAAAGCCACTAATCATTCTATTGATCTTGAGCTGGTCACCGATGCTGCAAATTGGCTTATGAGAAAGCTTGATCTTACTATCTTTGGCTTTGATGT
- the LOC122300802 gene encoding inositol 1,3,4-trisphosphate 5/6-kinase 4 isoform X5, whose protein sequence is MQTDRYNPVLSLSFVSSAILSSVRILYVLTIAFLCRIILLFGIFRRCDSGITYGVGLSDHKVSLLKMMTATYSFDSFLLNSASIDDAKHEIMLAWGDIGGIILYLVSSEKKEVFPKLSNCGWLIVALRSPGQESADVIEDGSACEDSSIFYINQLEELSLTVCHLNRKAIGSSVVTVGYIMKPSREDDFAKRGAFPMYPTQNGLMFFPLTLEMPLSPQLQEVDIVLHKATDEIISIDLSSSTTFSNRISYTRGMQELQRYMEHHPDCCVIDPFNNIYPVVDRLKIQEILLQLEDLNTEGRCTIRGPHFLKVNNFNELDLVQRLSEAKLSLPSIVKPQVACGVASAHNMAIVFKIEDFKDLSVPLPAVVQEYVDHSSTLYKFYVMGENVFHAVKKSTPNANMLMKLSESNGLKPLIFDRYVFFLATVFFFFFLFCLWFDTIWFLLL, encoded by the exons ATGCAAACGGATCGTTACAACCCGGTGCTGAGTCTCTCCTTCGTAAGCTCCGCCATTCTAAGTTCCGTAcg GATTTTGTACGTGCTCACGATTGCCTTCCTTTGTCgaataatcttattatttggGATATTTCGACGATGCGATTCA gGGATTACTTATGGAGTTGGTCTTTCAGATCATAAG GTGAGTCTTCTTAAAATGATGACAGCAACATACTCGTTCGATTCGTTTCTCTTGAATTCAGCTTCTATAGACGATGCTAAACATGAGATTATGCTTGCTTGGGGTGACATTGGAGGCATTATTTTGTACCTAGTTTCTAGTGAGAAAAAGGAAGTCTTCCCTAAACTAAGCAACTGTGGTTGGCTTATTGTTGCTCTAA GATCACCTGGGCAAGAATCAGCTGACG TTATTGAAGATGGTAGTGCATGTGAGGATTCAAGCATATTTTATATCAACCAGTTAGAAGAGTTGTCTTTGACTGTATGCCACTTAAATAGAAAG GCAATTGGCAGCAGTGTCGTGACTGTTGGATATATTATGAAACCTTCTCGTGAAGATGATTTTGCTAAG AGGGGTGCATTCCCTATGTATCCTACTCAAAATGGATTGATGTTTTTTCCCCTCACGCTTGAGATGCCTTTATCACCTCAGTTACAAGAAGTTGACATTGTTCTCCATAAAGCAACTGATGAAATTATATCCATTGACTTGAGCAGTTCTACAACCTTCTCTAATAGAATTTCTTACACCAGAGGCATGCAGGAATTGCAAAG ATACATGGAGCATCATCCGGATTGCTGTGTGATTGACCCATTTAATAACATTTACCCTGTAGTGGATCGGCTGAAAATTCAAGAGATTCTACTTCAGTTGGAGGATCTCAATACTGAAGGCCGCTGTACAATCCGGGGCccccattttctcaag gttaataattttaatgaaCTTGATCTAGTGCAAAGGCTTTCTGAAGCCAAATTATCTCTTCCGAGTATAGTGAAACCTCAAGTTGCCTGTGGTGTTGCAAGTGCTCACAATATG GCAATTGTgttcaaaattgaagattttaagGACTTGAGTGTTCCTCTTCCAGCTGTTGTGCAG GAATATGTGGATCATTCATCCACTCTGTACAAATTTTATGTCATGGGTGAAAACGTTTTCCATGCAGTTAAAAAGTCTACACCAAATGCAAATATGTTAATGAAATTATCTGAAAGTAATGGACTCAAACCTCTAATCTTTGACAGGTATGTGTTTTTTCTtgcaactgtttttttttttttctttcttttttgcttatGGTTTGATACCATATGGTTTCTCCTACTATAA
- the LOC122300806 gene encoding probable uridine nucleosidase 2 isoform X2: MAAQPKKIIIDTDPGIDDAMAIFLALRSPEVELIGLTTVFGNVYTTLATRNALHLLEVAGRTDIPVAEGSHVTINKDTKPRVADFVHGADGLGNQNFPPPKGKAIEQSAAAFLIEQANLYPGKVTVVALGALTNIALAIQQDPAFSKNIGQIILLGGAFAINGNVNPAAEANIFGDPDAADIVFTSGADVLAVGLNVTHQVILTDDDRQKLARSDGKFAQYLCKILGVYFSYHDYAYNTKGVFLHDPTTLLAAVDPSLMTYAEGVVRVQTSGITRGLTLLHNTQKRFGEVTEWSDKPTVKVAVTVDAPAILNLVMERLMDS, translated from the exons ATGGCTGCCCAACCAAAGAAGATCATCATCGACACCGACCCTGGCATTG ATGATGCCATGGCGATTTTTCTGGCATTACGATCACCAGAGGTGGAGCTGATTGGACTCACAACTGTATTTGGGAATGTTTATACGACCCTGGCCACGAGAAATGCCCTGCATTTG CTAGAAGTTGCAGGGAGAACTGATATCCCTGTTGCTGAGGGATCTCATGTCACTATTAAT AAAGATACAAAACCTCGAGTTGCTGATTTTGTCCATGGTGCTGATGGACTTGGCAACCAAAATTTTCCTCCACCAAAAGGAAAGGCAATTGAGCAGTCAGCAGCAGCCTTTCTCATTGAGCAAGCAAACCTCTATCCTGGAAAAGTCACAGTGGTGGCACTAGGCGCACTTACAAATATTGCCCTG GCCATCCAACAAGATCCTGCATTTTCTAAGAACATTGGGCAGATTATTCTTCTTGGTGGTGCTTTTGCAATAAATGGGAATGTGAATCCAGCAGCAGAGGCCAAT ATTTTTGGTGATCCAGACGCTGCAGATATTGTCTTCACAAGTGGAGCAGATGTTTTGGCTGTGGGCTTAAATGTTACTCATCAAGTCATATTGACAG ATGATGATAGACAGAAGCTGGCAAGGTCAGATGGGAAATTTGCTCAGTACTTGTGCAAAATCTTAGGGGTGTACTTCTCTTATCATGATTATGCATACAACACAAAAg GAGTTTTCCTTCATGATCCGACAACCCTTCTTGCAGCTGTTGATCCTTCACTTATGACATATGCTGAAGGTGTTGTTAGAGTCCAGACCAGTGGCATCACAAGGGGACTGACATTGCTACACAACACACAGAAAAG GTTTGGTGAAGTCACTGAATGGAGTGATAAACCCACCGTGAAGGTTGCTGTCACAGTTGATGCTCCTGCTATTCTCAACCTTGTCATGGAGAGGCTTATGGATTCCTGA
- the LOC122300806 gene encoding probable uridine nucleosidase 2 isoform X1, whose translation MAAQPKKIIIDTDPGIDDAMAIFLALRSPEVELIGLTTVFGNVYTTLATRNALHLLEVAGRTDIPVAEGSHVTINKDTKPRVADFVHGADGLGNQNFPPPKGKAIEQSAAAFLIEQANLYPGKVTVVALGALTNIALAIQQDPAFSKNIGQIILLGGAFAINGNVNPAAEANIFGDPDAADIVFTSGADVLAVGLNVTHQVILTAKVPSKVAFFGWLVSLEKVLTTDNLRKRGFYVMDWCTMCKNDGESVNHLFLHCEMATALWNELFVKLGIVWVMPFQVVDFLVCWQGAAGSRRNIEEWRMIPLCLFWCLWLERNGRCFEDRERTRMELRDFFFNTLNFWANNLLRDINFCNVFL comes from the exons ATGGCTGCCCAACCAAAGAAGATCATCATCGACACCGACCCTGGCATTG ATGATGCCATGGCGATTTTTCTGGCATTACGATCACCAGAGGTGGAGCTGATTGGACTCACAACTGTATTTGGGAATGTTTATACGACCCTGGCCACGAGAAATGCCCTGCATTTG CTAGAAGTTGCAGGGAGAACTGATATCCCTGTTGCTGAGGGATCTCATGTCACTATTAAT AAAGATACAAAACCTCGAGTTGCTGATTTTGTCCATGGTGCTGATGGACTTGGCAACCAAAATTTTCCTCCACCAAAAGGAAAGGCAATTGAGCAGTCAGCAGCAGCCTTTCTCATTGAGCAAGCAAACCTCTATCCTGGAAAAGTCACAGTGGTGGCACTAGGCGCACTTACAAATATTGCCCTG GCCATCCAACAAGATCCTGCATTTTCTAAGAACATTGGGCAGATTATTCTTCTTGGTGGTGCTTTTGCAATAAATGGGAATGTGAATCCAGCAGCAGAGGCCAAT ATTTTTGGTGATCCAGACGCTGCAGATATTGTCTTCACAAGTGGAGCAGATGTTTTGGCTGTGGGCTTAAATGTTACTCATCAAGTCATATTGACAG CTAAAGTGCCCAGTAAAGTTGCGTTTTTTGGCTGGTTGGTGTCGCTTGAGAAAGTTTTAACTaccgataatttgaggaaaaggggCTTTTATGTGATGGACTGGTGCACCATGTGTAAAAATGATGGTGAATCTGTCAACCATttgtttcttcattgtgaaatgGCAACggctttgtggaatgagttattCGTCAAACTAGGCATCGTTTGGGTCATGCCTTTTCAAGTGGTGGATTTTTTGGTTTGCTGGCAAGGAGCAGCTGGAAGTAGGCGAAATATAGAGGAGTGGAGAATGATCCCACTGTGCTTATTCTGGTGTCTATGGCTCgagagaaatgggaggtgttttgaagatCGAGAACGCACAAGGATGGAACTTAGGGACTTTTTCTTCAACACTTTAAACTTTTGGGCGAATAATCTTTTAAGGGATATCaacttttgtaatgtttttctttag